In Phoenix dactylifera cultivar Barhee BC4 chromosome 1, palm_55x_up_171113_PBpolish2nd_filt_p, whole genome shotgun sequence, the genomic stretch GGACATCAGTCGAAACCATCCAAAATAAAATCTTGATCTTTGGATGGTTTCTGAAGCCAATGTAGAACACTGTGTCAATTCTTGATACCTTTAACAATTGCTATGCACCTTAGTGATTGATCAAATTGCAATACCTATCTACAAGGCCTTATTTTGCTATTTTCCTCGTAATTTTCACAAGAGTCTGTACTAGTGCTATCCATACCCTAACATAACTATTGATTATAAGCAAATATCTGAACATATTAACCATTTATCAGTCAAAGATTGTGAATGGTATTTGTGCAATTTGGAATAGACTAAGAAAGCCAGATTGACAGAGTAAGACACAATCGGAAAAGAGATTGCGAAGCTGGTTCAAGgggaataaaaatagaaatcattaaaaagaatgattgaaagaaaggaaaggaaaggaaagaaagaactcCTGCATTTTGCCCCCCATTTTTCTTATTGCTGCCAAGTTCTCCAACTTGGTTCCAGATTCCTCTTCAATTCCACCACCAGATCTTGGAGGCCACGCTGCATTCGGCCTGACGTCCTCATCCTCTCTCTCAATCATTATCgacttttccctttcttttcgtTGCTCCAGATCGATTTTAGGACGGGGTTTTCGAAAGGTTTATCTCGGCGTCCCATTCTAAACCTGGTTCTCGATCTCTATACCTATTGTCTCGAGATATGAATTAATACATCGTAAGTGCATCGTTCCACACCACATATTTATCCCGATCCGCTTCCCATCGGATTTTGAGCAACAGACAGATCCAGGCATAAATAACGTGAACTCATCATGCAAGCGGACAGATCGAAGGCTTAAATCGAACCAAATAACAAAATTCAGCATGAAtttaacaatatatatatatatatatatatatatatatatatatatatatatatatatatatatatatatatgtagatcCAGGATCCAGTGATAAGATAGATCAGAacaagggttagggttagggttagggttagggttagggttaggttaAAGAACTAACCAGAGATGATCGGAGCGCCGGAGCCCAGACGACGACGAAGAGAACGGGAAGGAAGAGGAAAGTATACGCAGGGGGTCGGGATGAGACTGATAACGGCGGTATCGGGGTGAGAAGCCTCGTAGGTTTACGCCCGTCGGGACGCAGCGGCTCGGGCTGCAATGGAACCAACCCACTGGCTATCGTAGATGGAAACGAAGCGGAGCTCTGGTTACAGATTGCGCAGGGGGTGGCCTCAGGCTGGGTCGAGTCCTATGTCCAACGCAGACCTAGATAAGTTAACTAATTTATcaaatttaataaataatattttattacggttatatattttattcaaaaaaactaGTCAAACTCCACGCGGACACCTAGTGCACATGCATTAAATAACAACAGGGCACATGCACGATTCGTGACGGCACTTGCAAAACTCCATGCGGACTATAAACTCATCACGTCGACTCGAAACCCAGCGTATTCAACCCGACTTGTCaagttttcgagtcgactcaataaGAGATGGTTTATGGCAGACTCAAGTTTTGGATCAGCCTTGACTCGGCTGATTCACCAAGTTACTCGAAACCAAGTCCAAATCATTTGAATCAACCGAGTATTGACCACTAAATATAGTTCATTTCAATGCTATCTTCTAGAATTTCACCCAAAGCAAGTTATTTGAGTGCGTCTTTTAGTTTATTTAATGTAAAAATATAAGAATACAAATGGAATACGAAGGGTTAGGTCCTTATTCCCCACCCATCCCAAAAATAATATTGTTCCCAATATTCTCACCAATCCCACAACGCCAATGTTTTTTAATTCCCATCATGCGTCGTGCTGGGGGTGTTCCACTAACCGCCACTTCTATGTAAATAATAGTTGATAACTTGTCAAATAATCATGCATTGGTATCtttcatttcttttattttttgttattaaattatatattgatTGTGTGATAATAATAGATTATAGATTCAAGTCTTTACATGCCCATGAATATAAATATCTCTATTATGTTCTTAAAATTAGCATTCAAATCTGGAAGAGAACCTAGCagcaataagaaaaaaatgggAGCAAATGAATGAGTTTTTCTCCAATTCCACCACCAGATCTTGGAATCCACGCTGCCTCTGTTCTAGCCTCCTCATCTTCTCTCCTGATCATTATTGATTTTCCCCTTTCTTTTGTTGCTTCAGATTGATTGcctatttatataatattgtgTTGGAAAATACAAACTCATGATGCAAATTGGGAGGCGTTGCGCAAGTTTCAAAACGATACAGTGGGAGACTAAACTAAGCAAAAATTTAATTATGCTAGAAGCAATTAGAGTTTTACAACCTTAAggcaaaaataaattacatcaacAAAAAGCTAAGAATAATTTGTGAATAACATTTGATGCGGCTAAATCTCATTTGCCAAGCATAAGCTAACACATGGCATAGCACACAGTTGGACTCATATTTCTAGACGGATCTAAATAAGAAAAGCTAAGAAATAGCTCTCTACTTAATTCATCCAATTCCAAGAGGACCAAGATTCCTCATTTATAAAAAAGGCTCAAGATCTCAAGTATGTAGGGCTAGAAGTGGGCCTAATTTACATTACAACGCATTAGGTCGGGCTACAAGCTACCCTCTACTAATTCCAGATTGGGCTTGGGCTCAAAATCAAGGCATGTATACAATTTGGACTGGGCTCAAGTAGTTATGGAGCCCGACCCCAAGATCGGCATAAGCCCAAGCTAGGACCAGGCTTGAAAATCGAATCTAAATTCAAGCCTAGAGCCAGCTCAGTATATGGCCTGAGGTCTATCCCAAAGACTTAGATAAGTCATATAGTTTGACCTGACAATTGATTTGGGTTATTTGGCTTAAGagtaagaggagaaaagagattTGATAGGGAAAAGgatgggggtgggggtggggggatTGTGGGAGAAtaagggttttagggtttcgtTTGGGTTGGAGTAAGAGGAGAAAACCCTAGAGATTTGATACGGAGAAGGGTTTTAGAGAATGCgggtagggctggaagtgggctcgggccggcccgaagcccatcgggtcgggccgcccgcgggccgagctATGGGCTAGGCTCACtgcatttcgggccgggctcgggctgaaTGATTAAGCCCATTTCTATTTCCGGCCGGGCTCGGGTATTTCATTGGCCCGGCCCGGGCCCGTCCAAGCCCGAGCCCACTTTCAGCCCGAATCGCGGGCCAGTTTGCTGAATGCCCTAATGGCCTGAATCGTGGCTAAACGCCTAAACCGAGTTGCCATTTGCCAACAGCTTGCCCGAGGGATTTGCAGAGGCGGCGCGGGCGAGCGGTGGAGACGACGAGGCGTAGAGCTAGGGTTTCTCTGGTCGTCGACCGTCCAAGCTCGGCGAAGTGGTGAAGAGGAGTCCCGAGTCCCGACCATGCGGTGAGCGCCCTCGCGGTGGCGAGGATGGTGATATCGGCGGGGATGGGAGCCAGCGTTGCCGGTGGAGGCGGCGGATGGGGGACGGTGGTGGTGCTGGAGAGGGAGGACATCTCGTTCGGGTCGCTGAATTGGTACGCCTACACGGGGATCTCATGCCTCCTAGTTCTCTTCGCCGGTATCATGTCCGGGCTCACACTGGGGCTCATGTCGCTCGGCCTCGTCGAGCTCGAGATCCTCCAGCGCAGTGGCACCTCCACCGAGAAGAAGCAGGCAGGTCTGGTTATGattcttgattcttgattcttgattcttCGATGTAGCGGTgatgcctcctcctcttcttcttctttttgtttttggctCTCAGCTGTTTGCATTGTGGAaatcttgagcttttctttgctCTGTTTTATTCTTCTAGTTTTAGCTGGTCTGGATTGGAGATATCTCGAGCTTTATTTTGatcattttgatgatgatgattatgTGGAGCGATTCGGCTCAGTTGTTAAAATCTTTGTGAAGAAGCTCTCGCGAAGGAGGGTATtttgatttagattttttttaacgaTCAAGATCTTGATTGGTTCTCGGATCAGCGAGTTCTGCTCCTGTTCTTCTCCATTTCTAtttaattttgaagattttTGGAGGAATTATATGCTCTTTCTTGATTTTCATTTCAAACGGGCTGGCCCAaacgggctcgggccgggctcgggccgagTTTCCGTAAAATTATTCGGGCTTCGGCCCGGCCCAAAGCCTGGAAAATAATTGCAGGCCGGGCTTGGGTAGGGGtgtggcccggcccggcccggcccacttccagccctaaatGCAGGTGATTAGATACCTGGTTGATGTTTCAATGGCTTGGACGACCTTCATGAAGCTCACCTATAGAGCTAAGAAGGCATTCTAGGAAGCTATTGGTGCATGGTGGACGTAGAACCTGAAGGTGGCAGCGGTGCCTAGAGTTGCAATTAAATTGAGCCAAGTCAAGTATCTAGAGGCTCGAGCTTGACTTGATTTAAAATATTCAGGTTCGAAATTCGACTCAAGATTGATCAAGCCATGATAACCAAGCTTGAACTCAACTCGATCAACAAAAGTAATACTCGAAATTGACTTGACTCGACTCGAAAATTAACCGGGCTATACTCTCAGGCTCGAATTCGAGCCTTAATCATAATTAAAACAATATGGTTAAAATTTAGGAGTTAATTCAAATAAAAAGATATATCAATATtctattttttcaaatattaatttaatattttatattataaaataaaaaatataatattataaaaaatatatatacttgaCTAGGCTTGTGAGCCTTCAAGTCAAGTATTTTGTTAGTCAAGCTCGACTCAGAAAATTGTTCAAGCGACTCGAGCTTGGTAATAGTTGAGTTGAGTCCAACTTGAACTCGAGTCTAGATCAAGTAGATTGCAAGCTACTTGGTTCATTTTGCATCCCTAGTGTCCCTGATGGCCGGGGTAGTACGTCTGAAAGCGGGTCGGATTATATCCGACCGTATCCATTTTCGTATGCGATTCTGATTAGATTCGGATACTATTTTTTTGGTTTGATCGAATCCGAATACAAATTCAGGTAGTCAGTTCAAAAATTTTCCAGATACAGATAAGAATATGGATACTCCTATTTTTTCGAATTCGGTTCTGGATCTGAATATTCATATACTAAGGGCAAGTGAAAAGAAGAAGTTTAAGTTAAATTAAATCAGGAAACCAATTAAGTGATGAACCAAacctaaattaaaagaaacccaGATATCGGATAACTTTCACTTAAGAGAGTAAACCAAATCTGGAATACCCAATTCGAATAAAATCTTTCGAATTACCCTATATGCCTAAAAGGCTCAAACCTCTCATACATCCATTTcgtctcttttttctcttcgtCGTCTTTAAATAACTGGATTTTAAAGATCCCGTCCATTTTGTAGTTTCCACCCGGCGATTGCAATCGGCGACAGTCATGAGATGCCTTAGAGGTGCCATAAGTCTCGTCTACTTCGATGACAACCAACTTAGAGTGGTATATCCTTtacgaaattattaatttttattattgataaatatttattaaaattatatttttttaattgaatattttctttatgatcatgtttttattattagttttcatctttgaattttgctcgaaattgattaatatctaaaaaaatatcaaatttatatttgtattcggataagaaaatataaatatgtttaATATCCAATTCGTATCCATATCTGTTTATAACAAAATGGATATGCTTAATATTCTATTCGTATTCGTATACATttgaacaaatatagatattaattttgatattcatttaatatccatatctatttttgttgaaaaatataggaataaatatggatataccaATATCTGATTCGTACTTACGAGACTGAGAGTACGGTGTAGGTGTATGGCCTGGTGGCAGCGGACTCAGATGATTTTTTGCTCTCATGCGCCATTTGCTACATGGAAGTGGCGGTCCGGCTGGTGGCATGGGGGAAACAATGGGCTGGTGCACGTCGGGGCCCATGAcaagggcttttttttttttttttggtaaaaatggCCACTCATTTCATATAGTTCTAACATGAGTACAACCTGCCGAATCGCGAGAAAGCAATAAAGACAAAGGAGTAGGAGCGTCTGATACAAACGTCCGCAAAAAATTCTCGGAATGTCGGGCTACAAAGAAggcaacccagtctgctgcccGGTTCGCCTCCCTGAAAATGTGTACAGCCTGAAACTCGTCCATCATCTGAGACAACCTACGTGTCTCCCGAATAAGAGGATGACCATCACCATACCTGTCTGACCCCCGGAGCCAGTCGATCACCAAAGTAGAGTCCCCGTCGAGGTACACCTGCTCGGTGCCCAGAGCCCGCCTGGCGTAGGATAAACCCGCCCAGGACGACGCAACTCTTCCCCGACTACTGTAAGCCTTGGCATGCGTCGCCCTCCTGCAGCAAGCATCCTACCAAGGCAATCCCTGATCACAAAATCAACCCCGCCGGTCACGCCATCCACAGATCTACTGCCATCAAAGTTTACTTTAAGATAGTCAGGGGGTGGGAGTATCCAAGAAATAAAAGCAAAACGAGGCGCTGAACCAGCGTGGATAGTACCCCAGATATCCCTAGCCATCTCAAAAGAAAACATAGAGGCAGCCTCCATAACCTCCCTCGCCTGCAGTGATGCTCTATCTATCACCATCCTCGAAGGCGACCGCCTCCCCTCAAACAGACTAGCGTTCTTGTCCAACCATATATGGTAGGACAAATACGCCATAAGAATCCCCGCCCCCATATATCTGGGGCTCCGCATGGAATCTCTCATTACATGAATCAGGTCCTGTGCCGAGCCCACCGAGTCAAGTAGTGGAACCGGTGACCATCGCCATATCTCTCGAGCCCTTGGGCACTACAGAAAAACATGCTCAGTAGTCTCCTCGACATCTGCACATACCTCACAGCACTGAGAGATCCGCATACCGCGCCGAACTAGCCGGCTCCTGGTCGGAAGGCAGCCCCAGGCCACATTCCAGATGAAGAGTGCTACACGGAGGTGAATCCTCAGTCTCCATATCCACCCACCCGCAAACTGACGAGTCGGCTCCCTGCTAATCAGCGCGTGGAGATTACCGGCTCGTACCCGCGACCATCTTGTTGGCACCCAAACTAGACTATCAGCCACCCCTCGGTAAGGACTGGCAAGGCCATGACGAAGGCTTCAGGAGGGGGTCGGTTGAGACGGGGGAGAATAATTGTGAAGCAAGGGATGCGACGGCTCTCAACTACCGATACCAAGGATTCCAAATGAGGCTCTATCGGGTCCGAGCCAGCCCAATTTTTGGCCCAAAAGGCCCTCGCATTAGATTGACCCACCCAAATCCGCTGATCCTTAGAATCCACCAAGGTTACCTAGAATTTACCCAGGTCTGCATAGAATCCACTATGCAAAAGATTAATCATGAGTTCACGTGTACTCAAGAAAACCTTCATTAACCTCTAATATAAAAAATTGAGTGCATAGGAGGGCATTTATAGTTCCAAGCCTCTTACAGGGACGAATGGATAGCTCGCCCAGGGGCATTTCTAGAGAAATTCATTTTGATGAGAGGCTGTTGTTGAATTGATTTGGACAGTGTCGCCATCGATTTGCTTCTAATGGTAGTATGGGAGCCATTTGATTCCCCAATTCCTTAGTTGGCTTAGACTTGGATGCTACATATCTTGGCATAGTCAGTACTCTTTTAAGTGGTGTATGATTTCACTTTCAAATAAGGTTAAGTTGGCCTAAGATTGCTTTTGTACGCTTTTGGAAGCCCTTATGCTGGCGGATGCTCTTGATACTCAAGGTCCTTTTGATGGCGAGTTTTTTTCCATCAGATGTATTTGACGACATCCAACGTGCTATCAGATCATGGATTCAACCAGATGCCAAAGCAGTCATGGCCTGCGTCACTCATAACCaattcatttattttatataaacttACCACTATCCAACAACCAatttaaattttcaatttttgcCACAGTTACATAATACACACTTAGTAAATTAATTATTTAGCAACCTAATACACACCTCAGAGCAAATTAATACACAATTTCTAAAACATTATATTCATCAAAATATACTACATGACTGGTGATATATACTCGTCGACTTCCTGATGCATATTGTAAGTTTATATGATATACACCTAGCAGTGATCGAATACACACCTCTAGCTAAATTGATACACAATTTTTAAAGCATGATTTTTACTAATACATACTATATGATCATCGGTACATAGTTTTCAAAATATAGTGTTCATCGGTACTGATGCATAGTTTTTTAGCTTTGTCAAAtataagaaattatatatatatatatatatatatatatatatatatcattttttaGATTCTATAAACTCTTAGGtgcaaaaattctaaaaaaaagaataaatttagaaaagaagaaataactaaaaaaaaaatctcatgggTAGTAGAGGCGGCTTGATAAGAAAGAAGATAAATGaaaaaaactagaaaaaaaatacaGACGGGCTCTTCAAggacaataatttttttttggcatgcgttgctttatttttttaaaattatagggGTGACAGACTTTGTTAATAATAgagttttattcttattttcttttggaattttttttgataGGTGTTAGAGgaaaatatgataaaataaaaatttcactATTTCGTCCTATATAATTTTTGTTCTATACTGGGAGCCGGCGTGCGGCCAAGAAGAGCCCAAGGATTTTTTCTTGGTTGATGGTAACAGTTTATGCCGGCAGTTGTATACGACTTTGGTACGTGCACCGATTTTTCTTTTTGGCGGCTTTTTAATGATAATTTAATGCGACGAGGGAAGGGAATCATCCGTGGGTCATACGACACTATCCCTGAATGGACGGACGGCTCGATTTTGCTAGAAAGATTGCAGAAAAAAATCATTGTATCGTGCAGCCGTGGGAAGAAGGCGCGGTGGGACTAGGGCCGGCCGCTGCTCCACACCttcccctctcgccgctcccccTCGTGTGGTCGTGCCTTCCACATTAAGGCGCAGCCGACGCTCCCCTCTTCTCTCTACATACAACGCTCCTGTCCATTTCTGTCTTGGTAATTGCCGGGTATTTACAAACACCATACACCGATATATTAGGGTTTCCCATCCCAATCCCAATTCCATCCATTCGACGGGGGCTAAGATGTCGTCGTCGGACAGCGGCGTGGTGACAGTGTACGGGGGGAACGACGGGGGGTCAGCGCTGACGGAGCCGGGGGTGAAGAAGACGTCGACGTTCTCGGTGAAGGTAGGGCTGGCGCAGATGCTGCGGGGCGGGGTGATCATGGACGTGGTGAGCCCTGAGCAGGCACGTGTGGCGGAGGAGGCCGGGGCGTGCGCGGTGATGGCCCTGGAGCGCGTCCCGGCGGACATCAGGGCTGGGGCCGGGGTGGCCCGTATGAGCGACCCGGGGCTGATCAAGGAGATCAAGCGCGCGGTGACCATCCCGGTGATGGCCAAGGCCCGCATCGGGCACTTCGTGGAGGCCCAGATCCTGGAGGCCATCGGCGTGGACTACGTGGACGAGAGCGAGGTGCTGACCCCGGCCGACGACGCCCACCATATCAACAAGCACAACTTCCGCGTCCCCTTCGTGTGCGGCTGCTGCGACCTCGGCGAGGCCCTCCGCCGCATCCGCGAGGGCGCCGCCATGATCCGCACCAAGGGCGAGGCCGGCACCGGCAACATCGTCGAGGCTGTCCGCCACGTCCGCTCCGTCATGGGCGATATCCGCTCCCTCCGCAACATGGACGACGACGAGGTCTTCACCTTCGCCAAGCGCACCGCCGCCCCCTACGACCTTGTCATGCAGACCAAGCAACTCGGCCGCCTCCCCGTCGTCCACTTCGCCGCCGGCGGCATAGCCACCCCCGCCGACGCCGCCCTCATGATGCAGCTCGGCTGCGACGGCGTCTTTGTCGGTTCTGGCATCTTTAAGAGCGGCGACCCGCCTCGGCGCGCCCGCGCCATCGTCCAGGCCATCACCCACTACAGCGACCCCGACATCCTAGCCGAGGTCTCCTGTGGCCTCGGAGAGGCCATGGTCGGGATCAACCTCAACGGCGACGCCAAGGTCGAGTGGTTCGCCGCCCGCTCTGAATAATAATACATAGATTATTAGACAGACTGCAGGCAGGCAGTGCGTTCGACTTTGATCGATGGTGCGACCGCTATGGCGATGGCGGTGACGGCTCTGCTCTGCTCTACTCTTTCCCATtcgccttttttttctttgctatgGTTTTGGTTTGCTTTCGTTTtcccctttttccttttttttaggtCTTATATGAATGAAGTTACAATCTACTCTTGTAGCAAGTACAGCTGAAAACAttgcttctctttttcttccgtTGGCTGATGCTGTACGATACTGGtctctgtctgtctgtctgtctttcGTGAATTAAAACCCTCTGCTGAAAAGAAAACAAGCTGGATCAAGATTCGAGAATTCAAAAACAAATTCAAGGATTAAAAACTCAATTTCCAAAATTTGGAATTCTAATTCTCAGTGACTGATAAGAAAACCGAGTTGGATCAAGATTTGAAAATTCTGTTTCTTTCAAGTGATAGTTCAGGAAACAGAGCTGGATCAAGATAagataattcaaaaattgaatccaaaaaattcaaaatttggatCCTATTCTCTCATATTTTTTCCACCAGTTGGACT encodes the following:
- the LOC103697103 gene encoding probable pyridoxal 5'-phosphate synthase subunit PDX1.1, whose amino-acid sequence is MSSSDSGVVTVYGGNDGGSALTEPGVKKTSTFSVKVGLAQMLRGGVIMDVVSPEQARVAEEAGACAVMALERVPADIRAGAGVARMSDPGLIKEIKRAVTIPVMAKARIGHFVEAQILEAIGVDYVDESEVLTPADDAHHINKHNFRVPFVCGCCDLGEALRRIREGAAMIRTKGEAGTGNIVEAVRHVRSVMGDIRSLRNMDDDEVFTFAKRTAAPYDLVMQTKQLGRLPVVHFAAGGIATPADAALMMQLGCDGVFVGSGIFKSGDPPRRARAIVQAITHYSDPDILAEVSCGLGEAMVGINLNGDAKVEWFAARSE